One genomic region from Camelus bactrianus isolate YW-2024 breed Bactrian camel chromosome 3, ASM4877302v1, whole genome shotgun sequence encodes:
- the TMEM174 gene encoding transmembrane protein 174, whose translation MRTMEQGCTRLEDFPLNVLSVTPYTPSTADIQVSDDDKAGATLLFSGIFLGLVGITFTIMGWIKYQGVSHFEWTQLLGPILLSVGVTFILIAVCKFKMLSCQLCKENEERVLDSEQTAGGQSFVFTGINQPITFHGATVVQYIPPPYGSQEPIGMNSTYLQPVVNPCGLLPSGGLAAAMPSPPQYYTIYPPENAAFVDDQDYPSFVDGGNDRSSPDAEQLEETQLGDEDSACFSPPPYEEVCSVPL comes from the exons ATGAGGACGATGGAGCAGGGCTGCACCCGTTTGGAGGACTTCCCTCTTAATGTGCTTTCAGTCACTCCTTACACACCCAGTACCGCTGACATCCAGGTGTCGGACGACGACAAGGCAGGGGCCACCTTGCTCTTCTCAGGCATCTTCCTGGGACTGGTGGGGATCACGTTCACCATCATGGGCTGGATCAAATACCAAGGAGTCTCCCACTTTGAATGGACCCAGCTCCTTGGGCCCATCCTGCTGTCGGTGGGGGTGACGTTCATCCTGATTGCTGTGTGCAAGTTCAAAATGCTCTCCTGCCAGTTGTgcaaagaaaatgaggaaagggTCCTGGACTCGGAGCAGACGGCGGGAGGACAATCGTTCGTTTTCACTGGTATCAACCAACCCATCACCTTCCATGGGGCCACTGTGGTGCAGTATATCCCTCCTCCTTATGGCTCTCAAGAGCCCATTGGGATGAACAGCACCTACCTGCAGCCAGTGGTGAACCCATGTGGTCTCCTACCGTCTGGAGGGTTGGCAGCCGCCATGCCAAGCCCTCCTCAGTACTACACCATCTATCCTCCAGAGAATGCTGCCTTTGTTGACGACCAGGACTACCCTTCCTTTGTGGATGGTGGAAATGACAG GTCCAGCCCTGATGCTGAGCAGTTGGAAGAGACACAGCTGGGAGATGAGGACTCTGCttgcttctctcctcctccctacGAGGAAGTATGCTCCGTCCCTCTCTAG